Proteins co-encoded in one Corvus moneduloides isolate bCorMon1 chromosome 7, bCorMon1.pri, whole genome shotgun sequence genomic window:
- the STRADB gene encoding STE20-related kinase adapter protein beta isoform X2, which translates to MSCLDCSCILRTPVESIRPEELSQSSIHECLADSDLAWIPPSTGKNEMVFCSSNVSHYELQLEIGRRFNNLTSVYLARHTPTDMQVAVRITDLENCSEEHLKALQHPNIMTFWTVFTAGSWLWVISPFMAYGSARHLLKTYFPEGMSEALIGNILFGAIRGLNYMHQNGYIHRNIKASHILISEDGLVSLSGLNNLYSLVNNGQKSKVVYDFPQFSTSVLPWLSPELLRQDLSGYNMKSDIYSVGITACELANGHVPFQDMPRTQMLLQKLKGPTYYPWDLSTFPRGESRMKNSRSGVDSGIGESMTRTMTSERLQMPFSKTFSPAFHNLVELCLQQDPEKRPSASSLLSHTFFKQIKEQTQNSLLSLLPPPIQNNRSEFLALPSTAVGTELGRIATNQDDTDWEF; encoded by the exons ATGTCTTGTTTG GACTGCTCCTGTATTCTGCGTACACCAGTTGAATCAATCAGACCAGAAGAGCTATCTCAGAGCAGCATCCATGAATGCCTG GCTGATTCTGATCTAGCCTGGATTCCCCCGtctacaggaaaaaatgaaatggtaTTTTGCTCTTCTAATGTCTCTCATTATGAACTCCAGCTGGAAATAG GAAGGAGGTTCAACAACTTAACTTCAGTTTACCTTGCACGGCATACACCTACAGACATGCAAGTTGCTGTAAGGATCACAGACCTAGAAAACTGCTCTGAAGAGCATTTGAAAGCCTTACAG CATCCCAACATAATGACATTTTGGACAGTGTTTACagctggaagctggctttgggTCATCTCCCCATTCATGGCCTATG GTTCAGCTAGACACCTGCTGAAGACTTACTTTCCTGAAGGAATGAGTGAAGCTTTGATAGGGAACATTCTGTTTGGTGCAATCAGAGGATTAAATTACATGCACCAGAATGGATATATTCACAG GAATATTAAAGCTAGCCACATTCTGATTTCAGAGGATGGGCTGGTTTCTCTCTCTGGCCTAAACAACCTTTACAGTTTAGTTAACAATGGACAGAAGTCAAAGGTGGTATATGATTTCCCCCAGTTTAGTACATCGGTGCTTCCTTGGCTGAGTCCTGAACTGCTGAGACAG GATTTGTCTGGCTATAACATGAAGTCTGACATTTACAGTGTGGGAATTACAGCATGTGAATTAGCCAATGGACACGTTCCATTTCAAGATATGCCTCGTACTCAG ATGCTGCTACAAAAGCTGAAAGGTCCCACCTACTATCCTTGGGATTTAAGTACCTTTCCCCGGGGGGAGTCCCGGATGAAGAATTCCCGATCAGGTGTTGATTCCGGAATTGGTGAGAGCATGACACGCACAATGACCAGTGAAAGGCTACAAATGCccttttccaaaacattttcacCTGCTTTCCACAACTTGGTAGAACTTTGCTTGCAACAGGACCCTGAGAAAAG GCCGTCAGCAAGCAGTTTGCTTTCGCATACGTTCTTCAAACAG ataAAGGAACAAACACAGAATTCACTACTGTCCCTATTACCACCTCCTATTCAAAATAACAGATCAGAGTTCTTGGCGCTACCCTCAACAGCAGTTGGGACTGAACTTGGACGTATTGCTACAAATCAAGATGATACAGACTGGGAATTCTAA
- the STRADB gene encoding STE20-related kinase adapter protein beta isoform X1, which translates to MSCLDCSCILRTPVESIRPEELSQSSIHECLADSDLAWIPPSTGKNEMVFCSSNVSHYELQLEIGRRFNNLTSVYLARHTPTDMQVAVRITDLENCSEEHLKALQNEVVLSHFFQHPNIMTFWTVFTAGSWLWVISPFMAYGSARHLLKTYFPEGMSEALIGNILFGAIRGLNYMHQNGYIHRNIKASHILISEDGLVSLSGLNNLYSLVNNGQKSKVVYDFPQFSTSVLPWLSPELLRQDLSGYNMKSDIYSVGITACELANGHVPFQDMPRTQMLLQKLKGPTYYPWDLSTFPRGESRMKNSRSGVDSGIGESMTRTMTSERLQMPFSKTFSPAFHNLVELCLQQDPEKRPSASSLLSHTFFKQIKEQTQNSLLSLLPPPIQNNRSEFLALPSTAVGTELGRIATNQDDTDWEF; encoded by the exons ATGTCTTGTTTG GACTGCTCCTGTATTCTGCGTACACCAGTTGAATCAATCAGACCAGAAGAGCTATCTCAGAGCAGCATCCATGAATGCCTG GCTGATTCTGATCTAGCCTGGATTCCCCCGtctacaggaaaaaatgaaatggtaTTTTGCTCTTCTAATGTCTCTCATTATGAACTCCAGCTGGAAATAG GAAGGAGGTTCAACAACTTAACTTCAGTTTACCTTGCACGGCATACACCTACAGACATGCAAGTTGCTGTAAGGATCACAGACCTAGAAAACTGCTCTGAAGAGCATTTGAAAGCCTTACAG AATGAGGTGGTTTTATCACACTTTTTCCAGCATCCCAACATAATGACATTTTGGACAGTGTTTACagctggaagctggctttgggTCATCTCCCCATTCATGGCCTATG GTTCAGCTAGACACCTGCTGAAGACTTACTTTCCTGAAGGAATGAGTGAAGCTTTGATAGGGAACATTCTGTTTGGTGCAATCAGAGGATTAAATTACATGCACCAGAATGGATATATTCACAG GAATATTAAAGCTAGCCACATTCTGATTTCAGAGGATGGGCTGGTTTCTCTCTCTGGCCTAAACAACCTTTACAGTTTAGTTAACAATGGACAGAAGTCAAAGGTGGTATATGATTTCCCCCAGTTTAGTACATCGGTGCTTCCTTGGCTGAGTCCTGAACTGCTGAGACAG GATTTGTCTGGCTATAACATGAAGTCTGACATTTACAGTGTGGGAATTACAGCATGTGAATTAGCCAATGGACACGTTCCATTTCAAGATATGCCTCGTACTCAG ATGCTGCTACAAAAGCTGAAAGGTCCCACCTACTATCCTTGGGATTTAAGTACCTTTCCCCGGGGGGAGTCCCGGATGAAGAATTCCCGATCAGGTGTTGATTCCGGAATTGGTGAGAGCATGACACGCACAATGACCAGTGAAAGGCTACAAATGCccttttccaaaacattttcacCTGCTTTCCACAACTTGGTAGAACTTTGCTTGCAACAGGACCCTGAGAAAAG GCCGTCAGCAAGCAGTTTGCTTTCGCATACGTTCTTCAAACAG ataAAGGAACAAACACAGAATTCACTACTGTCCCTATTACCACCTCCTATTCAAAATAACAGATCAGAGTTCTTGGCGCTACCCTCAACAGCAGTTGGGACTGAACTTGGACGTATTGCTACAAATCAAGATGATACAGACTGGGAATTCTAA